The segment AGGGAGGACACGGTCTCCCTGTTGATACTGGCTCTGCTCACTGTGGGATTGTTATGGTTGCGGGACTGACCGGGGAGGAGAGGAGTCGCCTTGGGTAAAATCAAACTGACGGTGGCCTACGACGGGACCGACTTTTCCGGCTTTCAGCGTCAGCCGGGAAAACGGACGGTACAGGGTACCTTGGAAGAGACCCTGACCCGTGTGACCGGGGAAACCATCTCCGTCACCGGGGCCGGGCGCACGGATGCCGGAGTTCATGCCCTCGGGCAGGTGATCCATTTTGAAACCTCGGTCCCGATTCCGACAGAGCGCTGGGTGCGTTTGCTCAATGCCTCCCTGCCCCGGGATCTGCTGGTGACACAGGCGAAGGAGGTTCCCCGGGAATTCCACGCCCGCTATGATGCCTGCTGGAAGCACTACCGATATACCCTCGACACCTGCCCGATTCCGGACCTCTTCCGTCGACGGTATCAAACCCATTACCCCCATCCTCTGTCCCGTGACCGGATGCAGCGGGCGGCCCGGCACTTGACGGGAACCCATGACTTCACTTCTTTTTCCGCAGCCCGGGCCCAGGTGAAGGATCGGAGGCGGAGTTTATATCACTGTGAAGTGAAGGAAGTGAACCCGGGAGTTCTTTCCATTGAAGTGGTGGGAGACGGTTTTCTCTACCATATGGTGCGAATCCTCACCGGAACTCTGGTGGAGATCGGTGCGGGGAAAATCCCCCCCGACGAAATTCGGGGGATTCTGAAGGCAAAAGACCGGTCAGCCGCGGGAAAGACCTTCCCTCCGGAAGGATTGGTCATGGTGGAAGTGGGTTACACCCCTTGGGAGCGGGGAACAGTGAAAAATCCCATCTCTTGACTTTCCACCCTTGTTGGTGTAATATGATGGTTGGTATTTTTCCACTTGCCCCGGTGGAAACATGTTCGGCGCACAGTTGAAAAAAATGTTGGGATTATAGATTTGTCTGTCTCTGACACGAGGAGGGAAAATGATGCGAACCACATACATGGCCAAACCGAACCAGGTGGAACGGAAATGGGTTGTGGTTGACGCCGCGGACAAACCCCTGGGTCGCGTCGCCACGGAAGTGGCCACGCTGTTGCGGGGGAAGCATAAGCCGGAGTATACGCCTCACGTGGACACCGGTGACTTCGTTATTGTCATCAACGCTTCCAAAGTTCACCTGACCGGAAAAAAAGCGGAGAAGAAAATGTATTATCGTCACTCCGGGTATCCGGGCGGGATCAAAGCCGTTTCCGCCGGTGATCTCCGGGAAAACCGTCCCGATCGGATGATCGAACTGGCCGTCAAGGGCATGTTGCCGAAGAACACCCTCGGACGGCAGCAATTCAAGAAATTGAAAGTATATGCAGGATCGGAACATCCCCATGAAGCTCAAAAACCCGTAACATGGGAAATCCGGGGATAAGTAAAGGAGGGAACTGATTTTGGCACAAGTCCAATTTTACGGCACCGGCCGCCGCAAGGAATCTGTCGCCCGTGTCCGCCTGGTGCCCGGTGATGGTCGCATTGTGATCAACAATCGGGACATGGACACCTATTTCGGACTGGAAACCCTGAAAGCGATTGTGAAGCAACCCTTGGTTCTGACGGATACGGTCAACCGCTATGATGTCCTCGTCAATGTGGACGGCGGTGGTTTCACCGGTCAAGCCGGGGCGATCCGCCACGGAATTGCCCGGGCCCTCCTGAAAGTGGACCCGGAATTGCGCCCGACGCTGAAAAAAGCCGGTTTTCTAACACGGGACCCGCGGATGAAAGAACGGAAAAAGTACGGTCTCAAAAAAGCCCGCCGCGCTCCCCAATTCTCCAAACGGTAAATGGTACAACGGAAGTCCCCGCCTTTGGCGGGGACTTTTTTTATGCCTGATTTTACAAAAGTAACCCCTGATCTCTCCGGCAACACTATGGGTACTCCAAACAGGGGGGTCCATGGTGAGTAAAGTGGTTTGGTTGGAGGTGTGGCGCCTCAACCGGGTGGAAAAAATGAGACAGGAGGCTCTCTACGGCTTTCCATGGGGGAAGTTGTCCCGGTTGATCGACAGTGTACTGGAACCTGCAGTCAGCTCTTTAGACACCCCGCAACGGATGGCCATCGATGAGGCGGCATACCGGTTGGCTTTTGAAGCGTATGTCTCCGGTATGGAAGCCAGCAGAAAAGGGGAAGTGGAATGTCCGCCCAGTCTGCCTGCCTCGGAACGAAGGCGTTGGTGCGACCGGGTTTTTGGATACGGGGGCAGTCGATTGATCGGCCAAATCGCCGGAGAAATGGATGTCTTTCGGCAGTTGGACGAATGGACCATCCAGTCCGTCATGTATTTTTTTGAAGAAGTCACATCCCGTTGGTTTATCCAGGGCGTCGATTACGGGATCCGACTCCGGAAGCGGGGGATCCTCTGACATAAGGACCCGACTCGTCCCATATATATGAAGCAAATGAATCTGCAGGGGGGAGTCGGAATTTGATGGAGAAATGGGGAGAGTGGGCCCGAAACCGGAAGGTGCGCTTAGGTGTGGG is part of the Kroppenstedtia eburnea genome and harbors:
- the truA gene encoding tRNA pseudouridine(38-40) synthase TruA; translation: MGKIKLTVAYDGTDFSGFQRQPGKRTVQGTLEETLTRVTGETISVTGAGRTDAGVHALGQVIHFETSVPIPTERWVRLLNASLPRDLLVTQAKEVPREFHARYDACWKHYRYTLDTCPIPDLFRRRYQTHYPHPLSRDRMQRAARHLTGTHDFTSFSAARAQVKDRRRSLYHCEVKEVNPGVLSIEVVGDGFLYHMVRILTGTLVEIGAGKIPPDEIRGILKAKDRSAAGKTFPPEGLVMVEVGYTPWERGTVKNPIS
- the rplM gene encoding 50S ribosomal protein L13; its protein translation is MRTTYMAKPNQVERKWVVVDAADKPLGRVATEVATLLRGKHKPEYTPHVDTGDFVIVINASKVHLTGKKAEKKMYYRHSGYPGGIKAVSAGDLRENRPDRMIELAVKGMLPKNTLGRQQFKKLKVYAGSEHPHEAQKPVTWEIRG
- the rpsI gene encoding 30S ribosomal protein S9, with protein sequence MAQVQFYGTGRRKESVARVRLVPGDGRIVINNRDMDTYFGLETLKAIVKQPLVLTDTVNRYDVLVNVDGGGFTGQAGAIRHGIARALLKVDPELRPTLKKAGFLTRDPRMKERKKYGLKKARRAPQFSKR